In the Parus major isolate Abel chromosome 7, Parus_major1.1, whole genome shotgun sequence genome, GATGAATTTCAGAAGATGCTTGCGAACGCTGgctctcctgctcttcctcgGGAGGGTCCCgaagctgctggagcagctgctgctgagccgGAGCGGGGGCGCGGAGCCGCTGCTGGCCAGGCTGATGCTGCGGTTCCTGCgcagggagctcctggcagcagctccggCCGCATCCCCGGGGAACACACAATCCTCATCCGTGCTGGACTGCCGGCTCAGGCTCCCGGCCCCACAGTCCTCGCAGATCTGCTGGaagctgtcctggctgcccACCGTCATGGAGCTCAGGCGGCTGCGGGAGCTGCTCTCGCTGGAGAAGCGGGGCTTGGCTGGGAAGAAGGGTCCCGGGGAGCTGCTGGGTTCCTCCGGCTCCAGCTCGCCCAGCAGAGCGGTGTCAGTCTCCTCCCCTGGGACAGGAGCCGGAGAGCGGCGTTaggggcacagccaggagcgCATTCTCCTTatgggagctgctccatcccatgCGGGAACTGCTCCNNNNNNNNNNNNNNNNNNNNNNNNNNNNNNNNNNNNNNNNNNNNNNNNNNNNNNNNNNNNNNNNNNNNNNNNNNNNNNNNNNNNNNNNNNNNNNNNNNNNNNNNNNNNNNNNNNNNNNNNNNNNNNNNNNNNNNNNNNNNNNNNNNNNNNNNNNNNNNNNNNNNNNNNNNNNNNNNNNNNNNNNNNNNNNNNNNNNNNNNGGGAACTGCTCCTGCTTTGGGAACTGCTCCATCCCATGcgggagctgctccatcccatgcgggagctgctcctgctttgggCGCTGCCCCCTGCGCCCTGCCCCGAGGCAGCCCATGAAAATCCAACCCAGCTAAGAGCAGAACGAGAATGGAAGACAATTTCCCACCCGCACAAACTCACACCCCGGGACAGACTGAGAGCCCCGTGTGcgctgctccagcagcagcagcagctcattaCATTTACCCTCGGGACAAACCCGGGCCGGGGAGggcagaggaggcagaaggaaggcagaggggttgcagaggaggcagaaggaaggcaggggggttgcagaggcagaaggaaggcagaggggctgcagaggaggaagaaggaaggcagaggggctgcagaggcagaaggaaggtaggggggctgcagaggaggaagaaggaaggcaggggggctgcagaggaggaagaaggaaggcaggggggctgcagaggaggcagaaggaaggcagaggggctgcagaggaggtAAAAGGAAGGCAGGGGattgcagaggaggaagaaggaaggcagGGGGGTtgcagaggaggcagaaggaaggcaggggggctgcagaggaggaagaaggaaggcaggggattgcagaggcagaaggaaggcaggggggttgcagaggaagaagaaggaaggcaGGGGGGTTGCAGAGGAGGTAGAAGGAAGGCAGAGGGGTtgcagaggaggcagaaggaaggcagaggggttgcagaggaggcagaaggaaggCCGGGGGGTTGCAGAGGAGCTGTCTGGGGGCTCGTACCGTGCAGCAGGAGCCTCTCCCGGGCCAGCAGCACCCGCAGCTCTCCCCACCGCTGCTGCAGCGCCTGCTGCGGGGACAAGGAACAGCTCTGTCACTCGGGGAAGCACAAAGCACTCGGAAAGAAACCAGTCTATAAAAGTGCAGGTCAGGAAACACTCGTGTGTCCCGCTTTTACTCAGACAATTTTCCCGGAGTTTAGGAAATGCCTTCCAGACAACAGGATTCCCTTCGCCCGAGGGTGCTCGGCCACATCCCATTTGGGAAAGgagcaggctgagctgcagagcacgGAGCccacctgcagccagctggggcaatgccacagctcttctgcagccctgcccaccctgcagcaggagcaggagcaggcaccccactcctgctgccatcctcacagccctgcctggctgggaaCGGGCTGTCCTGAGAGCCCCGGGGGCACAAGGCATccaacagctctgctgcaggtcAGCTCTTGGGGGAAAATAAACCACCTCAGGGTTGATtcaaaatcccaaatccccaccggcccagctctgtgcagctggacATTCCTACACCCAAACCACAGCCTGAGCTCCCCCGGGCAGCCCTGGGATGTGAGCACATTTCTTCTCTATTCCTGGTATCTGAAAATAACACCAgaggggccagggctggggtgctggcagcagggaacCCCCAGGTGTCAGCCCTTGGCAGGCCCCTGTCCCATGGACACCCACCTGCCCCCATCAGCAGTGAACACACATCTCCATTTGACAGTGGGACAGGTCCTTCAGCAGGTTACCTTGAGAGCCTGCAGCCTGCTCTCCAGCTCCATTTTCCTCAGGAACAAGGCCCCGTTGATGGTCTCTAACCTGTGGGAAGGGGGGATGctggccctggagcagaggctctccccagcccagcccttggGATTTCGGTGTCTCAGGCAGTGCAGGGCCGTGGGGCAGCGTGAtctgccacagctgggagaggatATCAGGCCAAACCCCACCTGAAGGACAGACACCCACCTCAGATAGTTCCCTGAAGACTTTATCAAGTCCACGATTTGTTTGTGCCCAAAGCCCTCGGTGCTGACGCCGTTGATGCTGGTGAGGATGTCACCTGTCAGAGACACAGAGCGAGCATCAGCAGCCCGTGCTCACCTTCCCCCTGCTCCACAGacactgcagcaggcagaggagaggaggatcAGGCCCCCCAGGCCAGGAAAAGCCAGGGATAGTTACCAGCCTGGAGGCCAGAGAGATGGGCAGGGCTTTCCTCTTGGATTCTGCAGACACAGGTGCACACCTCCAGGGAGAAATCATTTTGGTGTGGAAACCTAATAGTCTGTTAATGCCAAAGGGACACAGTTACCCATCCTGGAGCCATGAAAGCCATCTAAAATCCAGCACTTCTGCAATCAGAAGGCTGTGATCAGCAGAGTCCATTACGTGCAAGGGAGATCAAAATGCTGTAGCCCcacaattaaaaatgcatttttatagCAGAAAACAGTAGACACTTGACAGGAGCCTGGACACTGGGtttggggaa is a window encoding:
- the CYTIP gene encoding cytohesin-interacting protein isoform X3, with product MALRRLLQHGPGSPDGRRMQPWARRQLTLARSSSLDDSSKPQRHLVAILKEDKETFGFEIQTIRFPHQNDFSLEVCTCVCRIQEESPAHLSGLQAGDILTSINGVSTEGFGHKQIVDLIKSSGNYLRLETINGALFLRKMELESRLQALKQALQQRWGELRVLLARERLLLHGEETDTALLGELEPEEPSSSPGPFFPAKPRFSSESSSRSRLSSMTVGSQDSFQQICEDCGAGSLSRQSSTDEDCVFPGDAAGAAARSSLRRNRSISLASSGSAPPLRLSSSCSSSFGTLPRKSRRASVRKHLLKFIPGFHRAVEEEESRV
- the CYTIP gene encoding cytohesin-interacting protein isoform X2, which codes for MGSWHIRDVICHHQHLAGGFHLQTLFLLVTKSKVSFGQGRGCAGARCWWDASTAFSSSQNCWVYPCASKNHKLLMPFLSCFWSQLTLARSSSLDDSSKPQRHLVAILKEDKETFGFEIQTIRFPHQNDFSLEVCTCVCRIQEESPAHLSGLQAGDILTSINGVSTEGFGHKQIVDLIKSSGNYLRLETINGALFLRKMELESRLQALKALQQRWGELRVLLARERLLLHGEETDTALLGELEPEEPSSSPGPFFPAKPRFSSESSSRSRLSSMTVGSQDSFQQICEDCGAGSLSRQSSTDEDCVFPGDAAGAAARSSLRRNRSISLASSGSAPPLRLSSSCSSSFGTLPRKSRRASVRKHLLKFIPGFHRAVEEEESRV
- the CYTIP gene encoding cytohesin-interacting protein isoform X1, yielding MGSWHIRDVICHHQHLAGGFHLQTLFLLVTKSKVSFGQGRGCAGARCWWDASTAFSSSQNCWVYPCASKNHKLLMPFLSCFWSQLTLARSSSLDDSSKPQRHLVAILKEDKETFGFEIQTIRFPHQNDFSLEVCTCVCRIQEESPAHLSGLQAGDILTSINGVSTEGFGHKQIVDLIKSSGNYLRLETINGALFLRKMELESRLQALKQALQQRWGELRVLLARERLLLHGEETDTALLGELEPEEPSSSPGPFFPAKPRFSSESSSRSRLSSMTVGSQDSFQQICEDCGAGSLSRQSSTDEDCVFPGDAAGAAARSSLRRNRSISLASSGSAPPLRLSSSCSSSFGTLPRKSRRASVRKHLLKFIPGFHRAVEEEESRV